The Pyrodictium delaneyi genome contains a region encoding:
- a CDS encoding NADH-quinone oxidoreductase subunit NuoK has product MEGITLAALVYLAAFISSMAGIYGVMTARSIVKLLISIEILFNSIVLTASYIGVVSGADPGFYSLLLATIVLTIAEIAIVAAILILVYREKKSLSTDLLSEIKG; this is encoded by the coding sequence GTGGAAGGCATAACACTAGCGGCACTCGTCTATCTTGCAGCCTTCATATCTAGTATGGCCGGCATATACGGTGTAATGACAGCGCGTAGCATTGTAAAGCTTCTCATCTCAATAGAGATACTCTTCAATTCCATAGTCCTTACAGCCTCGTACATAGGTGTAGTTTCCGGCGCCGATCCCGGGTTCTATAGCCTTCTCCTCGCAACCATAGTCCTCACAATAGCCGAGATAGCCATAGTGGCTGCTATACTCATCCTCGTGTACCGTGAGAAGAAGAGTCTCAGTACCGATCTTCTCTCGGAAATCAAGGGGTGA